The following coding sequences lie in one Alicyclobacillus curvatus genomic window:
- a CDS encoding 6,7-dimethyl-8-ribityllumazine synthase, whose translation MGVQQLEGHLIGQGLKIGIVVGRFNEFITSKLLSGAQDALVRHGVSLDDVTIAWVPGAFEVPFIAKKLALSGKYDAVITLGAVIRGSTPHFDYVASEVAKGVANIGLSSDVPTIFGVLTTDTIEQAIERAGTKAGNKGWDAAVTAIEMANLVRAIG comes from the coding sequence ATGGGAGTGCAGCAACTCGAGGGACATTTAATTGGACAAGGTCTAAAGATTGGGATTGTCGTCGGGCGCTTCAACGAGTTTATTACGTCAAAATTGCTAAGCGGAGCGCAGGACGCGCTTGTGCGTCATGGCGTTTCTCTGGATGACGTGACCATTGCGTGGGTACCCGGTGCGTTTGAAGTTCCCTTCATCGCCAAGAAATTGGCTTTGTCCGGAAAGTACGATGCGGTGATAACGCTTGGAGCGGTCATCCGCGGATCGACCCCGCACTTCGACTATGTAGCCAGTGAAGTGGCAAAGGGCGTCGCAAACATCGGGTTATCGAGCGATGTACCGACAATTTTTGGTGTTCTTACGACAGATACCATTGAGCAGGCAATTGAACGAGCTGGAACCAAAGCTGGCAATAAGGGATGGGACGCAGCTGTGACGGCGATTGAGATGGCCAACCTCGTACGTGCAATTGGATGA
- a CDS encoding TVP38/TMEM64 family protein produces MLTHVHHYYAQIQAGGTTAMVIGFLLIVFVSFVPVLPIPLIAAAIGAVSPLIPAVLVSWLAASFGALLKFFLERLILLRPVNNYLHKYSYWRTLVRFVDRQGFYAVLITRLIPVFPSSIVNTAGAVTGVSISAFVYATLLGKLPTMVVFTVAGSQVLHHFWRTVAWLSVYGVLIGLVSWWFSRILRRDRKDTGDEASTDEE; encoded by the coding sequence GTGCTTACACATGTTCACCACTATTACGCGCAAATTCAAGCCGGTGGCACAACTGCGATGGTCATCGGGTTTTTGCTGATTGTGTTTGTGTCCTTCGTCCCTGTCTTGCCGATCCCGTTGATTGCCGCCGCCATAGGTGCCGTCAGTCCGCTGATTCCGGCGGTGCTGGTGAGTTGGTTGGCGGCGAGTTTTGGTGCCCTCTTGAAATTTTTCCTGGAGCGCCTTATTCTCCTCAGACCTGTCAACAACTATCTTCACAAGTATTCGTACTGGAGAACGCTGGTTCGGTTTGTGGATAGACAGGGGTTTTACGCTGTTCTCATCACTCGGCTGATTCCGGTTTTCCCCTCGTCGATAGTGAACACGGCTGGGGCAGTCACAGGGGTTTCGATTTCTGCGTTTGTGTATGCAACGCTACTCGGAAAGTTACCAACGATGGTGGTCTTCACCGTTGCGGGAAGCCAGGTCTTGCACCACTTCTGGCGGACCGTCGCATGGTTGTCCGTTTATGGCGTGCTAATTGGACTTGTCAGCTGGTGGTTTAGTCGAATTCTTCGCAGAGACCGGAAGGACACGGGGGATGAAGCGTCAACGGACGAGGAGTAG
- a CDS encoding MFS transporter, producing the protein MSLWRHRDFLKLWIGQTISEIGSRITRDGLPLTAVLILGASPLTMSVLRLASFLPVSLFGLFIGVAVDRLARRQLMMFADVARGLLLLTIPVAAMFSHLHVWMLQVVAGVSGVLTLLFDVSYQAYVPWLVRREALAEANAKLSLTSAAAEVVGPGLTGVLVQTLTAPIAIFYDALSYFISAFAMWRLSQADTVNGNRSLDNHNPDSHNPDNHNPDNHNPDRRTADTLPADIPADMHSAGTSSVRHDWRREIAGGFALLMQSRVLRALAGAAITLGFAGSMMGVLYTLYAIKTLGMSPWLFGLTVTMGGVGSLIGAALSSRLVRKFGYGPVIIAMLFLYGAASLLIPLASGPLWRALVFMMAAQLFGDSTGVVYEILDVTLRQALTSDELLGRMNATIRVFELALTAVGSVVAGVLGQFVGIRLTLTIAAIGMILSTMWLIFSPIRQMRELPTDDAA; encoded by the coding sequence ATGAGCCTTTGGAGGCACCGTGATTTTCTTAAACTTTGGATTGGACAAACGATTTCCGAAATAGGGTCGAGGATTACAAGAGATGGGCTGCCGTTGACAGCTGTGCTGATTCTCGGTGCGTCTCCTTTGACAATGAGTGTGCTGCGATTGGCAAGTTTTTTACCCGTGTCCCTGTTTGGTCTGTTCATTGGGGTCGCGGTGGATCGCTTGGCACGGCGGCAACTCATGATGTTTGCGGATGTGGCGCGGGGACTTTTGCTTCTGACGATACCTGTGGCGGCTATGTTCTCACATCTACATGTGTGGATGTTGCAGGTGGTTGCAGGTGTGTCTGGAGTTTTGACGCTCCTTTTTGATGTTTCCTATCAAGCCTATGTCCCATGGTTGGTGAGACGAGAGGCGCTTGCAGAGGCGAATGCGAAACTCAGTCTCACATCCGCCGCTGCAGAAGTGGTTGGCCCTGGCCTAACGGGTGTGCTTGTGCAGACCCTTACGGCACCTATTGCCATCTTCTACGATGCCTTGTCCTATTTTATCTCCGCATTTGCGATGTGGCGTCTTAGCCAAGCGGATACGGTGAACGGAAACCGCAGCCTTGACAACCACAACCCAGACAGCCACAACCCAGACAACCACAACCCAGACAACCACAACCCAGACCGGCGGACTGCAGATACGCTCCCCGCTGACATTCCCGCTGATATGCACAGCGCGGGCACATCCAGTGTGCGACACGACTGGCGGCGCGAAATCGCCGGGGGTTTTGCTCTGCTGATGCAAAGTCGCGTGCTTAGAGCGCTGGCCGGGGCTGCGATTACACTCGGATTTGCCGGCAGTATGATGGGCGTACTCTACACGCTCTACGCCATCAAGACACTTGGCATGAGTCCCTGGCTGTTTGGTTTGACCGTGACCATGGGTGGTGTCGGATCGTTGATAGGTGCAGCACTTTCTTCCCGTCTGGTCCGCAAATTTGGCTACGGCCCGGTCATCATCGCGATGCTCTTTCTGTACGGCGCTGCCTCACTGTTGATACCGCTGGCAAGTGGTCCACTATGGCGTGCCTTGGTCTTTATGATGGCAGCTCAGCTGTTCGGTGATAGTACAGGTGTCGTCTATGAGATTCTTGACGTGACACTGCGTCAGGCACTCACCTCTGACGAACTTCTCGGACGTATGAACGCAACGATTCGCGTTTTCGAACTGGCGCTGACAGCGGTCGGATCGGTAGTGGCTGGCGTGCTGGGCCAATTCGTCGGTATTCGGCTGACGCTGACCATCGCAGCCATCGGTATGATTTTGTCGACAATGTGGCTGATTTTTTCACCGATCCGCCAAATGAGGGAGTTGCCAACGGATGACGCTGCGTAA
- a CDS encoding MFS transporter → MTLRNNDHFRKLWAGQAVSEVGSRISREAIPMGAVMLLGISPLAMSALSLTTQLPASVLGLFLGVWVDRVARRPLLIGADISRAILLFIIWLAALFHHLQLWMFFAVAALSGILSLLFDVSYEAYLPWLIDRNNLAEGNSKLGMTASLAEVVGPGLAGVLVQALSVPFAIAVDALTYLFSAGSLWRIEKRETKPQASPVTVSSLSGWYAELAEGLKAVMQNRTLLAFAGVTATFGLTSSAVFVLDTLYALRDLGLSPLLFGLTVTVGGIGALLGAAIARHVVRRFGVGKTLMVTLLLQGIAASFWALASGSVLQSTLWLVGAQLLGDTSGMIFGIIETTVRQTIVADELLGRVNSTIRVLDVGFTAVGSLLAGLVANTIGIRTTMAMAACGMMFSVLWLTTAPVRKLRGLPLASNGDDTLSTKL, encoded by the coding sequence ATGACGCTGCGTAACAACGACCATTTTCGCAAATTGTGGGCGGGACAGGCGGTTTCGGAGGTGGGATCGCGTATTTCTCGTGAGGCTATTCCGATGGGCGCCGTCATGCTGCTGGGGATTTCCCCTTTGGCAATGAGTGCTTTGAGTCTGACAACGCAGCTCCCAGCTTCCGTATTAGGGTTATTTCTTGGCGTTTGGGTGGACCGTGTGGCAAGGCGTCCACTCCTGATTGGTGCCGATATATCCCGAGCAATTCTCTTGTTCATCATATGGCTCGCGGCGTTGTTTCACCATCTGCAACTATGGATGTTTTTTGCTGTGGCCGCGCTATCCGGAATCCTCAGTCTCCTGTTTGACGTCTCCTACGAGGCGTATTTACCGTGGCTCATTGACCGAAACAACCTAGCGGAAGGCAACAGTAAACTCGGCATGACAGCCTCGCTGGCTGAAGTGGTTGGCCCGGGTCTAGCTGGCGTGCTTGTTCAGGCCCTATCGGTGCCATTTGCTATTGCAGTCGACGCCTTGACGTACCTGTTCTCCGCAGGCTCGCTCTGGCGCATTGAGAAGCGGGAGACTAAGCCACAAGCGAGTCCCGTCACGGTATCAAGTCTCTCCGGCTGGTACGCGGAACTCGCAGAGGGATTGAAGGCGGTCATGCAGAATCGAACGCTTCTGGCTTTCGCCGGCGTAACAGCAACATTCGGACTGACGAGCAGTGCTGTTTTTGTGCTCGATACGCTGTACGCTTTACGTGACCTTGGATTGTCGCCCTTGCTCTTTGGTCTAACGGTTACGGTGGGGGGAATTGGTGCCTTGCTCGGAGCGGCCATTGCGCGACACGTGGTGCGACGCTTCGGAGTGGGGAAGACCTTGATGGTAACGTTGCTGTTGCAGGGTATTGCGGCTTCATTCTGGGCACTGGCTTCCGGCTCGGTTCTGCAATCTACCTTATGGCTCGTAGGTGCCCAACTGCTCGGCGATACAAGTGGGATGATTTTCGGAATCATCGAAACCACGGTGCGTCAGACAATTGTTGCCGATGAACTCCTAGGGCGGGTGAACTCGACAATCCGCGTTCTCGATGTCGGATTTACTGCAGTGGGGTCGTTGTTGGCGGGCCTCGTTGCGAACACCATCGGGATAAGAACGACGATGGCAATGGCAGCGTGTGGGATGATGTTCAGCGTACTATGGCTGACCACGGCGCCCGTTCGAAAGCTCCGGGGCCTCCCGCTGGCGAGCAACGGCGATGACACCCTAAGCACCAAGCTGTGA
- a CDS encoding PD40 domain-containing protein, whose translation MRTSISAAFVGCTCAIVLLGGCGSPSLHTTTGGNQTGSASNHTSNQPGVSSPSGSAQSKLGTSSNSSQADGSQSGAPSQNSTVGTASGQGMGGTARSTEKFVNVATGSILNQMQAKFAPTAWKQGEAALLVNPPNSYGLNGSLLYVLADSSRSGSGQAAARLLDEHAISAVFSPDGKWLAVQTQTNQGSVSQPAEASQLWLMSADGKQKYDLGDVSYVQGAWIGSQTFMYTDGTAHVYSVQPGGKPSTLPLQLPAGVTVNALRVNPKTKMVAIDEVVPDANGNIVDRHDVIGVWNPATGHVINLVTAPTSDGFILGPWTSDGTKLFYWDDPMHSSSIAADGLQLRTLSMDGTTKSVAVTLTGMRAVKPIAGSSAVVQVGGSRYLFVKKTIQMWNGNKLVSLPGGSVAASNRTAGMSTSSGSANVSSQVANGTGQGSRASSPTANVPAQSSYTSTQAANGTGEGFSASAPGTSAGTSATTLAGAQLTQIWPTVNPAGTVVAYSQGPVLSMNAGQSSINQWWEHMQLVTVDVKTGAHTLLSSAGTGIVDPDFTSNGQYITYVSGSQLDVVPADGSTGKQIVFEAAPTNAASYPQWSLSLPVEVVDYHP comes from the coding sequence ATGCGTACTTCTATCTCCGCTGCCTTCGTTGGCTGCACCTGCGCAATTGTGTTACTCGGCGGTTGTGGTTCGCCGTCTCTGCACACGACTACTGGCGGTAACCAAACGGGATCCGCTTCGAATCATACATCCAACCAACCGGGTGTGTCGTCTCCATCGGGATCGGCACAGTCCAAACTAGGTACTTCCTCCAATTCGTCTCAAGCTGATGGTTCGCAATCGGGTGCGCCGTCTCAGAATTCGACGGTCGGGACAGCGTCTGGACAGGGGATGGGGGGGACAGCGAGATCGACCGAAAAGTTTGTCAACGTGGCTACGGGCAGCATATTGAATCAGATGCAGGCCAAGTTCGCGCCCACCGCGTGGAAACAAGGCGAGGCAGCGTTGCTGGTCAATCCGCCAAACTCGTATGGTCTGAATGGGAGTCTGCTATACGTGTTGGCGGATTCGAGCAGGTCTGGAAGTGGTCAAGCCGCAGCGAGACTGCTCGATGAACACGCCATCTCTGCTGTGTTTTCCCCAGACGGCAAGTGGCTTGCAGTACAGACGCAAACGAACCAAGGTTCGGTGAGTCAGCCAGCCGAGGCTTCGCAACTGTGGCTCATGTCCGCGGACGGCAAGCAAAAATACGACTTGGGCGATGTGTCGTACGTACAGGGCGCATGGATAGGTTCACAAACATTCATGTACACAGATGGTACTGCACATGTGTACAGTGTTCAGCCGGGTGGGAAGCCATCCACCTTGCCGCTTCAATTGCCAGCGGGCGTCACCGTGAATGCATTGCGGGTTAACCCGAAGACGAAGATGGTAGCTATCGATGAAGTTGTCCCCGATGCGAATGGTAATATTGTCGACCGGCATGATGTCATCGGGGTTTGGAACCCTGCAACCGGACATGTGATCAACCTGGTCACAGCACCGACAAGCGATGGTTTTATTTTGGGACCATGGACTTCGGATGGAACAAAGTTGTTCTATTGGGACGATCCGATGCACTCCTCCTCCATTGCCGCCGATGGCCTACAATTGCGTACGCTGAGTATGGATGGAACGACGAAAAGCGTAGCGGTCACCCTTACCGGGATGAGAGCAGTAAAGCCTATCGCAGGGAGCTCGGCTGTTGTGCAGGTGGGTGGCAGTCGATATTTATTCGTAAAGAAGACCATTCAGATGTGGAATGGCAATAAACTCGTGTCGTTGCCGGGAGGAAGCGTCGCTGCTTCCAACAGGACGGCGGGTATGAGCACAAGCAGCGGATCGGCGAATGTATCGAGCCAGGTTGCGAACGGAACAGGACAAGGTTCGCGTGCATCGTCGCCAACTGCGAACGTGCCAGCGCAGAGTTCATATACATCGACCCAGGCTGCGAATGGGACAGGGGAAGGCTTCAGCGCGAGCGCCCCGGGCACCAGTGCTGGGACTTCCGCTACGACTCTCGCGGGGGCGCAATTGACTCAGATTTGGCCGACTGTGAACCCGGCGGGAACGGTGGTTGCTTACAGTCAAGGACCAGTGCTGTCCATGAACGCTGGACAATCCAGCATCAATCAGTGGTGGGAACACATGCAACTCGTCACGGTAGATGTGAAGACGGGTGCTCATACGCTACTGTCGAGTGCGGGAACGGGTATCGTGGATCCGGACTTTACAAGCAACGGGCAGTACATCACTTACGTCAGCGGCAGTCAGTTGGATGTGGTTCCGGCCGACGGCTCAACTGGGAAACAGATTGTGTTTGAAGCCGCGCCGACGAATGCGGCCTCTTATCCGCAGTGGAGCCTCAGTTTACCTGTGGAGGTTGTCGATTACCATCCCTAA
- the serS gene encoding serine--tRNA ligase, with product MMDIQFIRQNPDLLQAVARQKGIDVDIARLVLVDAARRERLNQLERLRQERNQASKAIAQLAQNGLVDGLEASQLKDQVRVVNAKLAEVEQLWAAAQQEYDALMVLVPNVVSQDTPIGTSDADNVELRRVGDLPQRSFNPDHVAIGERMVIPDHVAIGERMVIPDHVAIGERMVIPDHVAIGERMVIPDHVAIGERMVIPDHVAIGERLGVLDFPRGVKVAGNRGYFLKGAGLYLHRAVQQLAVDLLSERGFTVMDVPVMVREEALSHTGFFPLGENQTYQFADDDLWLVGTAEVPLVSYFSGELVDVSQPIRVAGVSNCFRREVGSAGRDIRGLYRVHQFAKVEQVILCEADIDVAEGLLGEITQNAEDLLQALELPYRVVAVCTGDMSQKNYKQFDIETWMPSRNSYGETHSSSLLLDFQARRANIRYRDKNGQLQYCYTLNNTAVASPRILIPLLEVHQQPDGSVRVPAALQRYMNGVTELKPV from the coding sequence ATGATGGATATCCAGTTCATTCGCCAGAACCCAGACTTACTCCAGGCGGTGGCACGGCAAAAAGGCATTGATGTTGACATTGCAAGGCTTGTCTTGGTGGACGCGGCCCGCCGGGAACGTTTGAACCAGCTCGAACGGTTGCGACAGGAGCGAAACCAGGCGTCAAAAGCAATTGCACAACTGGCTCAAAATGGGCTCGTGGATGGCCTAGAAGCGTCGCAGTTGAAAGACCAAGTGCGCGTGGTGAACGCAAAACTCGCTGAGGTGGAGCAACTGTGGGCTGCAGCGCAACAAGAATACGATGCGCTCATGGTGCTTGTTCCGAACGTCGTGTCACAAGATACGCCAATCGGCACCTCAGACGCAGACAACGTCGAACTGCGCCGAGTTGGGGACTTGCCGCAACGCTCGTTTAACCCCGATCACGTTGCTATCGGCGAGCGCATGGTCATCCCCGATCACGTTGCCATCGGCGAGCGCATGGTCATCCCCGATCACGTTGCCATCGGCGAGCGCATGGTCATCCCCGATCACGTTGCCATCGGCGAGCGCATGGTCATCCCCGATCACGTTGCCATCGGCGAGCGCATGGTCATCCCCGATCACGTTGCCATCGGCGAGCGCCTCGGCGTTCTCGACTTTCCGCGTGGCGTTAAAGTGGCTGGCAATCGTGGATATTTTTTGAAAGGTGCTGGTTTATACCTCCACCGAGCGGTTCAACAACTCGCGGTGGATCTACTCAGCGAGCGAGGGTTCACTGTCATGGACGTACCTGTGATGGTCCGTGAAGAAGCCTTGAGTCATACAGGCTTTTTTCCTCTCGGCGAAAATCAAACGTATCAGTTTGCCGATGATGACCTCTGGCTCGTCGGGACCGCAGAGGTGCCGCTAGTGTCCTATTTCAGCGGAGAACTTGTCGACGTCTCGCAACCTATTCGGGTTGCTGGCGTGTCAAACTGTTTTCGCAGGGAGGTCGGCAGTGCAGGGCGGGATATAAGGGGTCTGTACCGGGTGCATCAATTTGCAAAGGTAGAACAGGTCATCCTCTGTGAGGCCGACATTGATGTGGCGGAGGGGTTGCTCGGCGAGATCACGCAAAATGCAGAGGACTTACTCCAGGCACTGGAACTGCCATACCGTGTGGTGGCAGTCTGCACCGGAGACATGTCGCAGAAGAACTACAAGCAGTTCGACATCGAAACCTGGATGCCAAGCCGAAACAGTTACGGGGAAACCCATTCATCATCGCTGCTGCTTGACTTCCAGGCCAGACGCGCGAATATTCGCTACCGCGATAAAAATGGCCAGCTCCAGTATTGCTACACGTTGAACAATACGGCAGTGGCCAGCCCACGCATCCTGATACCGCTGCTCGAGGTGCACCAACAACCTGACGGCAGCGTGAGAGTTCCCGCTGCCCTCCAGCGGTACATGAACGGAGTCACAGAGTTGAAGCCGGTGTGA